One window of Saccharopolyspora phatthalungensis genomic DNA carries:
- the pyrH gene encoding UMP kinase, translating into MTDDGAAQRGYSRVLLKLGGEMFGGGSVGIDPDVVGTVARQIAEIVADGVEVAIVIGGGNFFRGAELQQRGMERARGDYMAMLGTVMNCLALQDFLEREHGIDTRVMTAITMGQVAEPYIPRRAMRHMEKGRVVIFGAGTGMPYFSTDTTAAQRALEIGCEVVLMAKAVDGVYTADPKTTPDAQLFDSITHREVLERGLKVADATAFSLCMDNHMPILVFNLLEEGNIARAVSGDKIGTLVSTPAAPTA; encoded by the coding sequence GTGACCGACGACGGCGCAGCACAGCGCGGTTACAGCCGAGTGCTGCTCAAGTTGGGCGGCGAAATGTTCGGCGGGGGCAGCGTCGGGATCGACCCGGACGTGGTCGGCACGGTTGCCCGGCAGATCGCCGAGATCGTCGCCGACGGGGTCGAGGTGGCCATCGTGATCGGTGGTGGCAACTTCTTCCGCGGCGCTGAACTGCAGCAGCGGGGTATGGAACGCGCGCGCGGTGACTACATGGCGATGCTGGGCACCGTGATGAACTGCCTGGCGCTGCAGGACTTTCTGGAGCGCGAGCACGGCATCGACACCCGGGTGATGACCGCGATCACCATGGGGCAGGTCGCCGAGCCCTACATCCCGCGGCGCGCGATGCGGCACATGGAGAAGGGTCGCGTGGTCATCTTCGGCGCCGGCACCGGCATGCCGTACTTCTCCACCGACACCACCGCGGCGCAGCGGGCCTTGGAGATCGGCTGCGAGGTGGTGCTGATGGCCAAGGCGGTCGACGGCGTCTACACCGCCGACCCGAAGACCACCCCGGACGCACAGCTGTTCGACAGCATCACGCATCGCGAGGTGCTGGAGCGCGGCCTGAAGGTCGCCGACGCGACCGCCTTCAGCCTCTGCATGGACAACCACATGCCGATCCTGGTGTTCAACCTGCTGGAAGAAGGCAACATCGCCCGCGCGGTCAGCGGCGACAAGATAGGCACGCTGGTCAGCACCCCGGCCGCCCCAACGGCCTGA
- a CDS encoding aldehyde dehydrogenase family protein encodes MVTGFWVAGERVTSNATFEVQNPYDGASVATTCYATDSDVERAVAAAHAVRREFGALPAHARAAALDHVSRRLTERAEEIAQLITAENGKPISWARAEVARAASTFRWGAEEARRFSGELQRLDTDAGTTGRMALIRRVPRGPVLGISPFNFPLNLVAHKVAPALAVGAPIVLKPAPKTPLSALLLGEILAEAELPAGSWSVLTTTNEKAAELVTDPRLPVVSFTGSGPVGWGIRDSVPRKHVTLELGGNAAVIVSPDWLDLDYAADRIATFAMYQGGQSCISVQRVYAHRDIYDDLTARVVKAVEAQGTGDPKDPATKVGPLIDVAAAQRVEQWVGEAVAAGARVLTGGTREGATHAPTVLVDAPEDAKVSCEEIFGPVLTIAPVDSVDEAFEKANASRYGLQAGVFTHDLRLAFRASSELEVGGVVIGDVPSFRADQMPYGGVKESGVGREGVHAAMTDLTEEHVTVLTGITP; translated from the coding sequence ATGGTCACCGGATTCTGGGTCGCCGGCGAGCGGGTCACCAGCAACGCGACCTTCGAGGTGCAAAACCCCTATGACGGCGCGTCTGTCGCCACTACCTGCTACGCCACCGACTCCGATGTGGAGCGAGCCGTGGCCGCGGCGCACGCGGTCCGCCGGGAATTCGGCGCGCTGCCAGCCCACGCTCGTGCGGCGGCGCTGGACCACGTCAGCCGACGTCTCACCGAGCGGGCCGAGGAGATCGCGCAACTGATCACCGCCGAAAACGGCAAGCCGATCAGCTGGGCGCGCGCCGAGGTCGCCCGCGCCGCCTCCACCTTCCGCTGGGGTGCGGAGGAAGCCCGCCGTTTCTCGGGCGAGTTGCAGCGCCTGGACACCGATGCGGGCACAACGGGCCGGATGGCACTGATCCGCCGGGTGCCGCGCGGGCCGGTGCTCGGTATCTCGCCGTTCAACTTCCCGCTCAATCTGGTCGCCCACAAGGTCGCCCCGGCGCTGGCCGTCGGCGCGCCGATCGTGCTCAAGCCCGCGCCGAAAACCCCGCTGTCCGCGTTGCTGCTCGGCGAGATCCTGGCCGAGGCCGAGCTGCCCGCCGGGTCTTGGTCGGTACTGACCACCACCAACGAAAAGGCTGCCGAGCTGGTCACGGACCCGCGGCTGCCGGTGGTGTCGTTCACCGGCTCAGGCCCGGTCGGCTGGGGCATCCGCGACTCGGTGCCGCGCAAGCACGTGACGCTGGAACTCGGCGGCAACGCCGCGGTGATCGTCAGCCCGGACTGGTTGGACCTGGACTACGCCGCCGACCGGATCGCCACCTTCGCGATGTACCAGGGCGGTCAGTCGTGCATCTCGGTGCAGCGCGTCTACGCCCACCGCGACATCTACGACGACCTGACCGCCCGCGTGGTCAAGGCGGTCGAGGCCCAGGGCACCGGCGACCCGAAGGACCCGGCCACCAAGGTCGGGCCGCTGATCGATGTGGCAGCCGCGCAACGGGTCGAGCAGTGGGTCGGTGAAGCCGTCGCGGCGGGCGCACGGGTGCTCACCGGCGGCACCCGCGAGGGCGCGACGCACGCGCCGACGGTGCTGGTCGACGCGCCGGAGGATGCGAAGGTCTCGTGCGAGGAGATCTTCGGCCCGGTGCTGACCATCGCGCCGGTCGACTCGGTGGACGAGGCTTTCGAGAAGGCCAACGCCTCCCGCTACGGCCTGCAGGCCGGCGTGTTCACCCACGACCTGCGGCTGGCCTTCCGGGCGTCATCGGAGCTGGAGGTGGGCGGCGTGGTCATCGGCGACGTGCCGAGCTTCCGCGCCGACCAGATGCCCTACGGCGGGGTCAAGGAATCCGGCGTCGGCCGGGAGGGCGTGCACGCCGCGATGACCGACCTCACCGAAGAGCACGTCACGGTTCTCACCGGCATCACGCCATGA
- a CDS encoding DUF2631 domain-containing protein: protein MASTELEKKPSQAIDPAEEPSVEWGWHGGFPRGTQFMGWFSVVAVLAMLIGNHQGILSGGTGFKTEDVFLIGTAVVLVIGLLVDLRRRKNAWRR, encoded by the coding sequence GTGGCGAGCACCGAGCTGGAGAAGAAACCCAGCCAGGCCATCGACCCGGCCGAGGAGCCGTCGGTCGAGTGGGGCTGGCACGGCGGTTTCCCGAGGGGCACCCAGTTCATGGGCTGGTTCTCCGTCGTCGCGGTCCTGGCCATGCTGATCGGCAACCACCAGGGCATCCTCAGCGGCGGCACGGGCTTCAAGACCGAGGACGTCTTTCTGATCGGCACGGCCGTGGTGCTGGTTATCGGCCTGCTCGTCGACCTGCGCCGCAGAAAGAACGCCTGGCGCCGCTGA
- a CDS encoding metal-dependent transcriptional regulator: MAERPSPSVEDYLRAIYGLSERGVPVTNATLTQRLGLSPSSVSGMINKLAQLGLVTHVRYRSVELTPEGRRLAYDVLRRHRLIELFLVEELDYSWDAVHREADALEHAVSDELVAHIAAKLGNPTHDPHGDPIPTAEGTVEKPATLLLDQVEPGTVGTIARVWDTDSELLRYLTEHGMTLGSRIEIVERKPFGGPLVVRIGEPPDDETHFVGDEIAAALSISVHR; this comes from the coding sequence ATGGCCGAGCGCCCCTCGCCGTCCGTCGAGGATTACCTCCGGGCGATCTACGGGCTCAGCGAACGGGGCGTGCCCGTCACCAACGCGACCCTGACCCAGCGGCTCGGTCTGAGCCCGTCCTCGGTGTCCGGGATGATCAACAAACTCGCGCAGCTCGGTCTGGTCACCCACGTCCGCTACCGCAGCGTCGAGCTGACCCCGGAGGGCCGCCGGCTGGCCTACGACGTGCTGCGGCGGCACCGGCTCATCGAGTTGTTCCTGGTCGAGGAGCTCGACTACAGCTGGGACGCGGTGCACCGGGAGGCCGACGCGCTGGAGCACGCGGTCTCCGACGAGTTGGTCGCGCACATCGCCGCCAAGCTCGGCAACCCCACCCACGATCCGCACGGCGACCCGATCCCGACCGCGGAGGGGACCGTGGAGAAGCCGGCGACGCTGCTGCTCGACCAGGTCGAGCCGGGCACGGTCGGCACCATCGCGCGGGTCTGGGACACCGATTCGGAGCTGCTGCGCTACCTCACCGAGCACGGCATGACGCTGGGTTCGCGAATCGAGATCGTCGAACGCAAGCCCTTCGGCGGGCCGCTGGTGGTGCGCATCGGAGAACCGCCGGACGACGAAACCCACTTCGTCGGCGACGAGATCGCGGCGGCGCTATCGATCAGCGTGCACCGGTGA
- a CDS encoding GlsB/YeaQ/YmgE family stress response membrane protein has product MGIIGWIVLGLIVGAIAKAIMPGKDPGGILVTMLLGVVGAFVGGLIGNWIFGVGVDHFWSLSTWLLAIAGSVLVLAVYRFIVGRTPVGGR; this is encoded by the coding sequence ATGGGCATCATCGGATGGATCGTTCTCGGCCTGATCGTGGGCGCCATTGCGAAGGCGATCATGCCGGGCAAGGACCCGGGCGGGATTCTGGTCACCATGCTGCTGGGCGTGGTCGGCGCGTTCGTCGGCGGGCTGATCGGCAACTGGATCTTCGGCGTCGGTGTCGACCACTTCTGGTCGCTGAGCACCTGGCTGCTGGCGATCGCCGGCTCGGTCCTCGTGCTGGCCGTCTACCGGTTCATCGTCGGCCGGACGCCGGTGGGCGGCCGGTAG
- a CDS encoding class I SAM-dependent methyltransferase: MRTWQKPARPQVTPSPNIWHWPELFETENRAQDSTGALWQALRKRCDWAGLDVVDIGCGDGFHLPLFAATAGTVIGIEPHPPLAERARGRLAGIPGADIRVALAQQLPLADASVDLVHARTAYFFGPGCEPGLAEAERVLRPGGMIAIVDLDASRPPYGDWMRADAPQIDPAAVESFFLRHDFDSVSVDTLWRFDDRETLEAVLGIEFSAKVATRAARETPGCTIQVGYRLRTRRKPTGLLRA; the protein is encoded by the coding sequence ATGCGCACCTGGCAGAAACCGGCCCGGCCGCAGGTCACGCCGAGCCCGAACATCTGGCACTGGCCGGAGCTCTTCGAAACCGAGAATCGCGCCCAGGACTCCACCGGCGCGCTTTGGCAGGCGCTGCGGAAGCGCTGTGATTGGGCCGGTCTCGATGTGGTCGACATCGGCTGCGGCGACGGCTTCCACCTGCCGCTGTTCGCCGCTACGGCCGGCACGGTGATCGGTATCGAGCCGCATCCGCCGCTGGCCGAGCGAGCCCGTGGCCGACTGGCCGGAATCCCCGGTGCGGACATCCGGGTCGCGCTGGCCCAGCAGTTGCCGCTTGCCGACGCCAGCGTCGACCTAGTGCACGCCCGCACGGCGTACTTCTTCGGTCCCGGCTGCGAACCCGGCCTGGCCGAGGCGGAGCGGGTGTTGCGCCCAGGCGGCATGATCGCGATCGTCGACCTCGACGCGTCCCGCCCGCCGTACGGGGACTGGATGCGTGCGGACGCGCCGCAGATCGATCCGGCGGCCGTCGAGTCGTTCTTCCTGCGCCACGACTTCGACAGCGTCTCGGTGGACACGCTGTGGCGCTTCGACGACCGGGAAACGCTCGAAGCGGTGCTGGGCATCGAGTTCTCCGCGAAGGTCGCCACCCGGGCCGCCCGCGAAACACCGGGTTGCACGATCCAGGTCGGCTACCGCCTCCGAACCCGCCGCAAGCCGACGGGGCTGCTGCGCGCCTGA
- the dxr gene encoding 1-deoxy-D-xylulose-5-phosphate reductoisomerase — MYADTSNQSAPSDPGPRTVLVLGSTGSIGTQALDVIRHNPDRFRVAGLAAGGSDPQTLAAQALEFDVPVVAVAKGTAVEDVQLALYAEAQKRGYSAGEFHLPRLLAGPDAVTDLIECAPADVVLNGVDGSRGLKPTLAALATGAQLALANKESLIAGGALVLEAAAPGQIVPVDSEHSALAQCLLGGRSDEVARLVLTASGGPFRGRKRGELADVTVQQALAHPTWSMGNVVTINSATLVNKGLELIEAHLLFGIGYDRIDVVVHPQSIVHSMVTFVDGSTIAQASPPNMRIPIAMSMDWPRRVPKAAPALTFEHAQEWTFEPVDNEAFPAVELARSAGTGGGCLPAIYNAANEEALAAFADGRLGFIAIVQTVGEVLADADQWRGEPAGLDEVFAAEEWARARARELVAAGKAE; from the coding sequence ATGTACGCCGACACCTCGAATCAGAGCGCTCCGAGCGACCCCGGCCCCCGCACCGTCCTGGTGCTCGGCTCGACCGGTTCCATCGGAACCCAGGCCCTGGACGTGATCCGGCACAACCCCGACCGGTTCCGGGTCGCCGGGCTGGCCGCGGGCGGCAGCGACCCGCAGACTCTTGCGGCGCAGGCGCTGGAGTTCGACGTCCCGGTCGTGGCGGTCGCCAAGGGCACCGCCGTCGAAGACGTCCAACTCGCCCTCTACGCCGAGGCCCAGAAGCGCGGCTACTCGGCCGGTGAGTTCCACCTGCCCCGGCTGCTGGCCGGGCCGGACGCGGTGACCGATCTCATCGAATGCGCCCCGGCGGATGTGGTGTTGAACGGGGTCGACGGCTCACGCGGGCTGAAGCCGACGCTGGCCGCGCTGGCGACCGGCGCCCAGCTGGCGCTGGCCAACAAGGAATCACTGATCGCCGGCGGCGCGCTGGTGCTCGAGGCCGCCGCGCCCGGCCAGATCGTGCCGGTCGACTCCGAACACTCGGCGCTGGCGCAGTGCCTGCTCGGCGGCCGTTCCGACGAGGTGGCGCGCCTGGTGCTCACCGCCTCCGGCGGCCCGTTCCGCGGCCGCAAGCGCGGCGAGCTGGCCGATGTCACGGTGCAGCAGGCGCTGGCCCACCCAACCTGGTCGATGGGCAACGTGGTCACCATCAACTCGGCGACCCTGGTGAACAAGGGCCTGGAGCTGATCGAGGCGCACCTGCTGTTCGGCATCGGCTACGACCGCATCGACGTCGTGGTGCACCCGCAGTCGATCGTGCACTCGATGGTCACCTTCGTGGACGGGTCCACGATCGCCCAGGCCAGCCCGCCGAACATGCGAATCCCGATCGCGATGAGCATGGACTGGCCGCGCCGGGTGCCCAAGGCGGCCCCGGCGCTGACCTTCGAGCACGCCCAGGAGTGGACCTTCGAGCCGGTCGACAACGAGGCCTTCCCGGCTGTGGAGCTGGCCCGCTCGGCGGGCACCGGCGGCGGCTGCCTGCCCGCGATCTACAACGCGGCGAACGAGGAGGCGCTGGCGGCGTTCGCCGATGGCCGACTCGGTTTCATCGCGATCGTGCAAACTGTGGGTGAGGTGCTCGCCGACGCCGACCAGTGGCGGGGTGAACCGGCGGGCTTGGATGAGGTCTTCGCGGCCGAGGAGTGGGCACGGGCTCGGGCTCGCGAGCTCGTGGCCGCGGGGAAGGCGGAGTAG
- a CDS encoding PucR family transcriptional regulator, which produces MSLTVRDLVADAALGLTTRAGEQALDRPISWVHTSELVDPAPFLEGGELLLTTGLALRAENCEALVRRLTEVGVAGLGFGVGLSHREIPAELVTAAECAGLPLLAVPRPTPFIAISKAVSRAIAAEEYASLRRTSRAQHELAQAAGTANGVAALVRKLSRLLDAWVLLLDAGGGRLLHSAPTAAASRLPQIEPEVKKVRSKRGLVAAGFACGDQEVSMQALGGRARGFLVVGRSGPFATTDHHVINSAASLLTLALEQVEALAAARRRLRAGFLTLMLHGESVHDVLAYLHAELPPEPFRVVVLAGARDRDELLSRLAADQPSAPVYLAEHGDTIVGLVGDDALDWLTGWPGVAIGVSEPCDIAGLAEGLRQAQQAARAAKRNDTVVRFGDLAGYGLLNLVPGADAQAFAEAVLAPLRGQDVLLESLRTWLANHGQWDPAASRLGVHRHTLRNRVRKVEELLGRSLDRPGVRAELWLALQVHGDAR; this is translated from the coding sequence GTGTCGTTGACCGTGCGCGACCTGGTCGCTGACGCCGCACTGGGGCTCACCACGCGGGCTGGTGAGCAGGCGCTCGACCGCCCGATCTCGTGGGTGCACACCAGCGAACTGGTGGATCCGGCACCGTTCCTGGAGGGCGGCGAGTTGCTGCTGACCACCGGGCTGGCCCTGCGCGCCGAGAACTGCGAGGCGCTGGTGCGGCGGCTCACCGAGGTCGGCGTCGCGGGGCTCGGATTCGGCGTCGGGTTGAGCCACCGGGAGATCCCCGCCGAGTTGGTGACGGCCGCCGAATGCGCCGGTCTGCCGCTGCTCGCGGTGCCCCGGCCGACCCCGTTCATCGCGATCAGCAAGGCGGTTTCGCGCGCCATCGCCGCCGAGGAGTACGCGAGCTTGCGCCGCACCAGCCGGGCTCAACACGAACTAGCGCAGGCAGCAGGCACCGCCAATGGCGTCGCCGCGTTGGTGCGCAAGCTCTCCAGGCTGCTGGACGCCTGGGTCCTGCTGCTCGACGCAGGCGGCGGCCGACTGCTGCACAGCGCGCCGACGGCGGCAGCTTCTCGCCTGCCGCAGATCGAGCCGGAGGTGAAGAAGGTGCGGTCGAAGCGCGGTCTGGTTGCCGCCGGATTCGCCTGCGGCGACCAGGAAGTGAGCATGCAGGCGTTGGGTGGCCGGGCGCGGGGCTTCCTCGTCGTCGGCCGCAGCGGGCCGTTCGCTACCACCGACCATCACGTGATCAACTCGGCGGCGTCGTTGTTAACACTGGCACTGGAACAGGTCGAAGCGCTCGCCGCCGCCCGGCGTCGACTGCGTGCCGGTTTCCTGACGCTGATGCTGCACGGCGAATCCGTGCACGACGTGCTCGCCTACCTGCACGCGGAGTTGCCGCCCGAACCGTTCCGGGTCGTGGTGCTGGCCGGTGCCCGCGACCGGGACGAGCTGTTGTCCCGGCTGGCGGCGGACCAGCCGAGCGCGCCGGTCTACCTGGCCGAACACGGCGACACCATCGTCGGGCTCGTCGGGGACGACGCGCTGGACTGGCTCACCGGCTGGCCCGGCGTCGCCATCGGGGTGTCCGAACCGTGCGATATCGCCGGGCTCGCCGAGGGCCTGCGCCAGGCGCAGCAGGCGGCGCGGGCGGCCAAGCGCAACGACACGGTCGTGCGCTTCGGCGACCTCGCCGGGTACGGCCTGCTCAACCTTGTTCCGGGCGCCGACGCGCAGGCCTTCGCCGAGGCCGTTCTCGCGCCATTGCGCGGGCAAGACGTGCTGCTTGAGTCCTTGCGGACCTGGTTGGCGAACCACGGTCAGTGGGATCCGGCCGCGAGTCGGTTGGGCGTGCACCGGCACACCTTGCGGAACCGGGTGCGCAAGGTGGAGGAACTGCTCGGGCGGAGCCTCGACCGGCCCGGCGTGCGCGCGGAACTGTGGCTGGCGCTGCAGGTCCACGGCGACGCGCGGTGA
- a CDS encoding phosphatidate cytidylyltransferase, whose product MSADSPDPPSRPSRAGRDLRAAIGVGVVLGAAIILSLLMVRFVFIGIVAAAVAVSTVELASALKRGAGIRISLIPVLVGGQAMIWLSWHFGLPGILVAFAITVLACLAWRFRDGVDGYVRDVTASVFTASYVPLFAAFAAMLVRPEDGAFRALSFMIGVVASDTGGYAFGVLFGKHPMAPKVSPKKSWEGFGGSMLVGIVAGILSVTLMLDGQWWQGALFGAALVCSATLGDLMESLIKRDLGIKDMGNLLPGHGGLMDRMDSLLPSAVVAWLMLFWLIPT is encoded by the coding sequence ATGTCCGCTGACAGCCCGGACCCGCCTTCGCGTCCTTCCCGGGCTGGAAGAGATCTCCGGGCCGCCATCGGCGTCGGGGTAGTGCTCGGTGCCGCGATCATCCTCTCGCTGCTGATGGTGCGGTTCGTCTTCATCGGCATCGTCGCCGCCGCGGTGGCCGTGTCCACCGTCGAGCTGGCCAGCGCGCTCAAGCGCGGCGCCGGCATCCGGATTTCGCTGATCCCGGTGCTGGTGGGCGGGCAGGCGATGATCTGGTTGTCCTGGCACTTCGGACTGCCCGGCATCCTGGTCGCGTTCGCGATCACCGTGCTGGCGTGCCTGGCGTGGCGATTCCGGGACGGCGTCGACGGGTATGTGCGCGACGTGACGGCGTCGGTGTTCACCGCTTCTTACGTGCCCTTATTCGCCGCGTTCGCGGCCATGCTGGTGCGCCCGGAGGACGGTGCCTTCCGGGCGCTGTCCTTCATGATCGGCGTCGTCGCATCGGACACCGGCGGCTACGCCTTCGGGGTCTTGTTCGGCAAGCATCCGATGGCGCCGAAGGTCAGCCCGAAGAAGTCCTGGGAGGGCTTCGGCGGATCGATGCTGGTCGGCATCGTTGCCGGCATCCTGTCGGTGACGCTGATGCTGGACGGCCAGTGGTGGCAGGGCGCGCTGTTCGGGGCCGCCCTGGTGTGCAGCGCGACGCTGGGCGACCTGATGGAGTCGCTGATCAAGCGCGATCTAGGCATCAAGGACATGGGCAACCTGCTGCCCGGCCACGGCGGCCTGATGGATCGAATGGATTCCTTGCTGCCGTCGGCGGTGGTCGCCTGGTTGATGCTCTTCTGGCTGATCCCGACCTGA
- a CDS encoding VOC family protein produces MTIALGAPAWVDLATHDVADARDFYTGLFGWHWIQRPDYNIALKEQKPVAGLLLPETDVPTAWTLYLECGSARRAVERIRALGGKVLVPPTETPADETFLVAEDPSGAIIGLWEAPPNGTFGRDHAGMLCWAELHTRDGSSADPFYAELLGYRQEQIGEPGDTFDYTVWYVDDLPTLGRFETSSALPEDVPAHWQLYFQVNPDNNTDAAAAKAVQLGGKILREPSDSPHGRLALLQDVVGATFFIIDTAQRTGE; encoded by the coding sequence ATGACCATCGCATTGGGTGCGCCTGCCTGGGTGGATCTAGCCACCCACGACGTCGCCGATGCCAGGGACTTCTACACCGGCTTGTTCGGCTGGCACTGGATCCAGCGCCCGGACTACAACATCGCGTTGAAGGAGCAGAAGCCGGTCGCCGGACTGCTCCTGCCGGAGACCGACGTACCGACCGCCTGGACGCTGTACCTGGAATGCGGTTCGGCCCGCCGCGCGGTGGAACGCATCCGCGCGCTCGGCGGCAAGGTGCTGGTCCCGCCGACGGAAACGCCCGCCGACGAGACGTTCCTGGTCGCCGAGGACCCCTCCGGCGCGATCATCGGCCTGTGGGAGGCGCCGCCCAACGGCACCTTCGGCCGCGATCACGCCGGCATGCTCTGCTGGGCGGAACTGCACACCCGCGACGGTTCGTCGGCCGATCCCTTCTACGCCGAGCTACTCGGCTACCGGCAGGAGCAGATCGGCGAGCCGGGCGACACTTTCGACTACACGGTCTGGTACGTCGATGACCTGCCGACCCTGGGCCGCTTCGAGACCAGCTCGGCGCTGCCCGAGGACGTGCCCGCGCACTGGCAGTTGTACTTCCAGGTCAACCCGGACAACAACACCGACGCCGCGGCGGCGAAGGCGGTGCAGCTGGGCGGCAAGATACTGCGCGAACCGTCGGATTCCCCGCATGGCCGCCTCGCGCTGCTCCAAGACGTCGTGGGCGCCACGTTCTTCATCATCGACACGGCTCAGCGAACCGGCGAATAA
- the rlmN gene encoding 23S rRNA (adenine(2503)-C(2))-methyltransferase RlmN, translating into MSATSLPLVFDAPRRGMPPRHLADLSADERRATVTELGEKPFRAKQLAHHYFGRLNADVESMTDIPAASRAKLAEHLLPPLLTTVRHLNTDDGTTRKTLWRAHDGTLLESVLMRYPDRATVCISSQAGCGMACPFCATGQGGLQRNLSTAEIVDQVRSAAAAMRDGEVQGGPGRLSNVVFMGMGEPLANYRRVIDAVHRICDPAPDGLGLSQRSVTVSTVGLVPAIKKMTAENLHVTLAVSLHTPDDELRDTLVPVNNRWKVAEVLEAARGYADHTGRRVSIEYALIRDINDQPWRADLLGKLLHRHLGPFAHVNLIPLNPTPGSKWDASPKPVEREFVRRVREAGVPCTVRDTRGQEIAAACGQLAAEG; encoded by the coding sequence ATGTCTGCGACTTCCCTTCCGCTCGTCTTCGACGCCCCGCGCCGTGGTATGCCGCCACGGCACCTCGCCGACCTCTCCGCCGACGAACGGCGTGCCACGGTGACCGAGTTGGGGGAGAAGCCGTTTCGCGCCAAGCAGCTCGCGCACCACTACTTCGGTCGGCTCAACGCCGACGTGGAGTCGATGACCGACATCCCGGCGGCCAGCCGCGCGAAGCTCGCCGAGCACCTGCTGCCGCCGCTGCTGACCACGGTCCGCCATCTCAACACCGACGATGGCACGACCCGCAAGACGCTCTGGCGCGCGCACGACGGCACGCTGCTGGAAAGCGTGCTGATGCGGTACCCGGACCGGGCCACGGTGTGCATTTCGAGCCAGGCCGGCTGTGGGATGGCCTGCCCGTTCTGCGCCACCGGGCAGGGCGGGCTGCAGCGCAACCTGTCGACCGCGGAGATCGTCGACCAGGTGCGTTCGGCCGCAGCGGCGATGCGCGACGGCGAGGTGCAGGGCGGACCCGGCCGGCTTTCCAACGTGGTGTTCATGGGCATGGGCGAGCCGTTGGCCAACTACCGGCGGGTGATCGACGCCGTGCACCGCATCTGCGACCCGGCCCCGGACGGGCTGGGCCTCTCGCAGCGGTCGGTCACCGTGTCGACGGTCGGGCTGGTGCCCGCGATCAAGAAGATGACCGCGGAGAACCTGCACGTCACGCTGGCGGTCTCGCTGCACACGCCGGACGACGAGCTGCGCGACACGCTGGTGCCGGTGAACAACCGGTGGAAGGTCGCCGAGGTGCTGGAGGCGGCTCGCGGGTACGCCGACCACACCGGGCGGCGGGTGTCGATCGAGTACGCGCTGATCCGCGACATCAACGACCAGCCGTGGCGGGCGGATCTGCTCGGCAAGCTGCTTCACCGGCACCTCGGGCCGTTCGCGCACGTCAACCTGATCCCGCTGAACCCGACGCCGGGTAGCAAGTGGGATGCCAGCCCGAAGCCGGTGGAGCGCGAATTCGTCCGCCGGGTTCGCGAAGCAGGTGTCCCGTGCACCGTTCGGGACACGCGCGGTCAGGAGATCGCCGCGGCCTGCGGACAACTCGCCGCCGAAGGCTGA
- the frr gene encoding ribosome recycling factor, with amino-acid sequence MIDEALLEGEEKMQKAVEVAKDDLATVRTGRANPAMFSGIVVDYYGSPTPLNQLASVSVPEARLVVIKPYDASQLAAMEKAIRDSDLGVNPSNDGQLIRVAIPQMTEERRKEMVKLAKHKGEEGKITIRGIRRKVKEEIDRIVKDGEAGEDEGTRGEKELENLTHRYTAQIDELVKHKEAELLEV; translated from the coding sequence GTGATCGACGAAGCTCTTCTCGAAGGCGAGGAGAAGATGCAAAAGGCGGTGGAGGTGGCCAAGGACGACCTGGCCACCGTACGCACCGGCCGCGCGAACCCCGCGATGTTCTCCGGCATCGTCGTCGACTACTACGGTTCGCCGACGCCGTTGAACCAGCTGGCCAGCGTCTCCGTGCCGGAGGCGAGGCTGGTGGTCATCAAGCCTTACGACGCCAGCCAGCTGGCCGCCATGGAGAAGGCCATCCGCGATTCCGACCTCGGCGTGAACCCGTCCAACGACGGCCAGCTCATCCGGGTGGCCATCCCGCAGATGACCGAGGAGCGCCGCAAGGAGATGGTCAAGCTCGCCAAGCACAAGGGCGAGGAAGGCAAGATCACCATCCGTGGCATCCGCCGCAAGGTCAAGGAAGAGATCGACCGGATCGTCAAGGACGGCGAGGCCGGCGAGGACGAGGGCACTCGTGGTGAGAAGGAGCTGGAGAACCTGACGCACCGCTACACCGCGCAGATCGACGAACTGGTCAAGCACAAGGAAGCAGAACTGCTAGAGGTCTGA